The Collimonas fungivorans Ter331 genome has a segment encoding these proteins:
- a CDS encoding MFS transporter gives MSATITNKGAQATASLPAEQAENLYKKVFWRFVPFIMLCYVVAYLDRVNVGFAKLQMSQDLGFSETIFGLGAGIFFLGYFLFELPSNLIMNRVGAKLWIARIMITWGILSACFAWVQTPTQFYVLRFLLGLAEAGFYPGIILYLTYWFPSHRRAKVVATFMAAIPVSGIFGNPLSGWIMQSFHGSSGWHGWQWMFMIEAIPAILVGIAVFFVMDNSIRKAKWLTEAEKDFLEAEIRADQKDKQSPKSTAAVFKDIRIWHMCLIYFCIVMGQYGLTFWLPTLVKASGVVGDLKIGLISAIPFVCAVFAMILIGRRSDRMRERRWHLIVPALLGAVGFVVSAIAADTTVIAIAFLSLAAMGVLTCSPLFWSLPTAFLSGTGAAAGIAVINSVGNLAGFVSPFLVGWLKDTTHSNQTGMFMLAGMLVLGSIAILRTPPKMVNR, from the coding sequence ATGTCAGCAACAATCACGAACAAAGGCGCGCAGGCAACTGCAAGCCTGCCGGCTGAACAAGCCGAAAACCTGTACAAGAAAGTATTCTGGCGCTTTGTACCGTTCATCATGCTGTGCTACGTGGTGGCCTACCTGGACCGCGTCAACGTCGGCTTCGCCAAGCTGCAGATGTCGCAAGACCTGGGTTTCAGCGAAACCATCTTCGGCCTCGGCGCCGGCATATTTTTCCTTGGCTACTTCCTGTTCGAACTGCCCAGCAACCTGATCATGAACCGGGTCGGCGCCAAGCTGTGGATCGCCCGCATCATGATTACCTGGGGCATCTTGTCGGCCTGTTTCGCCTGGGTCCAGACGCCGACACAGTTCTACGTCCTGCGCTTCCTGCTGGGCTTGGCCGAGGCCGGTTTTTATCCCGGCATCATCCTGTACCTGACTTACTGGTTTCCTTCGCATCGCCGAGCCAAGGTGGTGGCCACCTTCATGGCGGCGATCCCGGTATCCGGCATTTTCGGCAATCCGCTGTCCGGCTGGATCATGCAATCGTTCCACGGCTCCAGCGGCTGGCACGGCTGGCAATGGATGTTCATGATCGAAGCGATACCGGCGATCCTGGTCGGCATTGCCGTGTTTTTCGTGATGGACAACAGCATCCGCAAGGCCAAGTGGCTGACGGAAGCGGAGAAGGACTTCCTGGAAGCGGAAATCCGCGCCGACCAGAAAGACAAGCAAAGCCCGAAGTCGACCGCTGCCGTGTTCAAGGACATCCGCATCTGGCACATGTGCCTGATCTACTTCTGCATCGTCATGGGCCAGTACGGCCTGACGTTCTGGCTGCCGACCCTGGTCAAGGCTTCCGGCGTCGTCGGCGATTTGAAGATCGGCCTGATCAGCGCCATTCCTTTTGTCTGCGCGGTGTTCGCCATGATCCTCATCGGCCGCCGCTCCGACCGCATGCGCGAACGGCGCTGGCATCTGATCGTGCCGGCCTTGCTGGGCGCCGTCGGTTTTGTGGTATCCGCGATTGCCGCCGACACTACCGTGATTGCAATCGCCTTCCTGTCGCTGGCCGCCATGGGCGTGCTGACCTGCTCGCCGCTGTTCTGGTCGCTGCCGACCGCCTTCCTGTCCGGCACCGGCGCCGCGGCCGGCATCGCGGTGATCAACTCAGTCGGCAACCTGGCCGGTTTCGTCAGCCCGTTCCTGGTCGGCTGGCTGAAGGATACGACGCACAGTAACCAGACCGGCATGTTCATGCTGGCCGGCATGCTGGTGCTAGGTTCGATTGCGATCTTGCGCACGCCGCCCAAGATGGTCAACCGCTGA
- the otnK gene encoding 3-oxo-tetronate kinase: MPAQTTPLLGCIADDFTGATDLANMLVREGMRTVQTIGVPDSAPQDVDVIVVALKSRTAPAAEAVADSLAALSWLRQQGCRQFFFKYCSTFDSTPQGNIGPVTDALLQALGSDFTIACPVFPETGRTLYRGHLFIQDQLLSESGMQNHPLTPMTDPNLVRVLQQQTASKVGLIGYPAVSQGAEQIRAGIDVLRRQGVRMAIVDALENQDLYAIGAACADLPLVTGGSGIALGLPGNFVRTGLLDPQQGAAAGELPAVEGLSMVLAGSASKATNAQVKAWMEKRPAFRIDPLALASGEPVVAQALAFARQHLERQPALIYATTTPEQVKQVQAELGVERAGLLIEQALADIAAALLESGVRRFVIAGGETSGAVVKALGVRALRIGAQIDPGVPATASIGTTPLALALKSGNFGSIDFFEKALRHLGETRL, from the coding sequence ATGCCGGCACAGACAACTCCCCTGCTCGGCTGCATCGCCGATGATTTCACCGGCGCCACCGACCTCGCCAACATGCTAGTGCGCGAAGGCATGCGCACCGTGCAGACCATCGGCGTACCGGACAGCGCGCCGCAGGATGTCGACGTCATCGTGGTGGCGCTCAAGTCGCGCACGGCGCCTGCCGCAGAAGCGGTAGCCGACTCCCTGGCTGCGCTCAGCTGGCTGCGGCAACAAGGCTGCCGCCAGTTCTTTTTCAAATACTGCTCGACCTTCGACTCCACCCCGCAAGGCAATATCGGCCCGGTGACCGACGCCCTGCTGCAAGCCCTGGGCAGCGATTTCACGATCGCCTGCCCGGTGTTCCCGGAAACCGGACGCACCCTGTATCGCGGCCATCTGTTCATCCAGGACCAGCTGCTCAGCGAATCGGGAATGCAGAACCATCCCTTGACGCCGATGACCGATCCGAACCTGGTGCGCGTGCTGCAGCAGCAGACTGCTTCCAAAGTGGGCCTGATCGGCTATCCGGCAGTGTCCCAGGGCGCCGAACAGATCCGCGCCGGAATCGACGTGCTGCGCCGGCAAGGGGTACGGATGGCGATTGTCGACGCCCTGGAAAACCAGGACCTGTACGCCATCGGCGCTGCCTGCGCCGATTTGCCGTTGGTCACCGGCGGCTCCGGCATCGCGCTCGGCCTGCCCGGCAACTTCGTGCGCACCGGGCTGCTCGATCCGCAACAAGGCGCGGCAGCCGGTGAACTGCCGGCGGTAGAAGGTTTATCGATGGTCCTGGCCGGCAGCGCATCGAAAGCCACCAACGCCCAGGTAAAAGCCTGGATGGAGAAGCGCCCGGCATTCCGCATCGATCCGCTGGCGCTGGCTAGCGGCGAACCGGTAGTCGCGCAGGCATTGGCCTTCGCCCGCCAGCATCTGGAGAGGCAGCCGGCGCTGATCTACGCCACCACTACACCGGAACAGGTGAAACAGGTACAGGCCGAGCTCGGCGTCGAGCGCGCCGGTTTGCTGATCGAACAGGCGCTGGCCGATATCGCCGCAGCCTTGCTGGAAAGCGGCGTGCGGCGCTTCGTGATTGCCGGCGGCGAAACTTCCGGCGCGGTGGTCAAGGCGCTCGGCGTGCGCGCTTTGCGCATAGGCGCACAAATCGATCCCGGCGTGCCGGCGACAGCATCGATCGGGACCACGCCTTTGGCGCTGGCACTGAAATCCGGCAATTTCGGCAGCATCGATTTTTTTGAAAAGGCGCTCCGGCACTTGGGCGAAACGCGACTATGA
- a CDS encoding HPP family protein, giving the protein MDQIRLWLSGFIPGPMMVNSTERLRACCGALLGILLTGLVSHWALGPTAALPLLIAPMGASAVLLFGVPASPLAQPWSIIGGNLVAAVIGVACARWIPDPLFATSIAVSAAIGAMFALRCLHPPSGAVALTAVLGGPAVTGLGFHFVLAPVLLNSVLLLLVALLFNNATRRRYPHVAHADPGKLHQTKDQPSGRRVGFTQADLDYVLQQYNQVLDVSRDDLENLILQTELHAYQRRFGAITCADIMSRDVVSVEYGTSLEDAWALLLKHRIKALPVINSARRLIGIITQTDFMRQANLQVYTGFDQKLKQFIRRTTSTHSDKPEVVGQIMTSAVQSAEADAHIVELVQPLSDSGIHHIPIVDGQRRLVGMVTQSDMVAALYRGNANLTTP; this is encoded by the coding sequence ATGGATCAAATAAGGTTGTGGCTGAGCGGTTTCATCCCGGGGCCGATGATGGTCAACAGCACCGAGCGCTTGCGCGCCTGCTGCGGCGCCTTGCTGGGGATCTTGCTGACCGGCCTGGTGAGCCACTGGGCGCTGGGGCCGACGGCGGCGCTGCCTTTGCTGATTGCGCCGATGGGCGCTTCCGCCGTGCTGCTGTTCGGCGTGCCGGCCAGCCCGCTGGCGCAGCCGTGGTCCATCATCGGCGGCAACCTGGTGGCGGCGGTGATCGGCGTCGCTTGCGCGCGCTGGATTCCGGATCCTTTGTTTGCCACTTCGATTGCGGTGTCGGCCGCAATCGGCGCCATGTTTGCTCTGCGCTGCCTGCATCCGCCCAGCGGCGCGGTAGCGCTGACCGCGGTGCTGGGCGGGCCGGCGGTGACCGGGCTGGGATTCCATTTCGTGCTGGCGCCGGTGCTGCTCAATTCTGTTTTGCTGCTGCTGGTGGCTCTGCTGTTCAATAACGCCACGCGCCGCCGTTATCCGCATGTGGCCCATGCCGATCCTGGCAAACTGCACCAGACCAAGGATCAGCCCAGCGGCCGGCGCGTCGGTTTCACGCAGGCAGACCTGGACTATGTCTTGCAGCAATACAACCAGGTGCTGGATGTCAGCCGCGACGACCTGGAAAACCTGATCCTGCAAACCGAGCTGCATGCCTACCAGCGCCGTTTCGGCGCGATCACCTGCGCCGACATCATGTCGCGCGATGTCGTCAGCGTCGAGTACGGCACTTCGCTGGAAGACGCCTGGGCGCTGTTGCTGAAGCATCGTATCAAGGCGCTGCCGGTCATCAATTCGGCGCGGCGCCTGATCGGCATCATCACCCAGACCGATTTTATGCGGCAGGCGAACCTGCAAGTGTATACCGGCTTCGACCAGAAACTGAAGCAGTTCATCCGGCGCACCACCAGTACCCACTCTGACAAGCCGGAAGTGGTCGGCCAGATCATGACCAGCGCCGTGCAGAGCGCCGAGGCCGACGCCCATATCGTCGAGCTGGTGCAGCCCTTGTCCGATTCCGGCATACACCATATCCCGATCGTCGACGGCCAGCGGCGCCTGGTTGGCATGGTCACGCAGTCCGACATGGTGGCGGCGCTGTATCGCGGGAATGCGAATTTAACCACACCCTGA
- a CDS encoding FadR/GntR family transcriptional regulator: MFNKLNPNRTSLSDTVAQELLKKIQTGEFGPGAKLPTEPVLSEQFGVSRTVVREAISRLKNEGAVEPRQGSGVYVSQQGHLRPLRIQFDQASSADAVLQIVELRRAIDAEVAALAATRRTPRQLKAIETALKGIAADVDAGGDGVLADVMFHRSIAEATGNPFLLQTLAFLSQYLEAATAVTRSNEARRDDFMRQVYEEHAAIAAAIAAGDALAARNAAQNHMFNAARRLAQGAADTKAAQKPKNNIKTR, encoded by the coding sequence ATGTTCAATAAGCTGAATCCCAACCGGACTTCCCTGAGCGATACCGTGGCCCAGGAACTGCTGAAAAAGATACAGACCGGCGAATTCGGTCCGGGCGCCAAGCTGCCGACCGAACCGGTGCTGTCGGAACAGTTCGGCGTCAGCCGCACCGTGGTGCGCGAAGCGATTTCCCGTCTGAAGAATGAAGGCGCGGTCGAGCCGCGCCAGGGCAGCGGCGTGTACGTCAGCCAGCAAGGCCATCTGCGGCCGTTGCGCATCCAGTTCGACCAGGCTTCGTCGGCCGACGCCGTGCTGCAGATCGTCGAACTGCGGCGCGCCATCGACGCCGAAGTCGCGGCGCTGGCCGCCACCCGCCGCACGCCGCGCCAGCTGAAAGCGATAGAAACCGCATTGAAAGGCATCGCCGCCGATGTCGATGCCGGCGGCGACGGCGTGCTGGCCGATGTCATGTTCCACCGCAGCATCGCCGAAGCCACCGGCAATCCCTTCCTGCTGCAGACGCTGGCCTTCCTCAGCCAGTACCTGGAAGCCGCTACCGCCGTCACCCGCAGCAACGAAGCGCGGCGCGACGACTTCATGCGCCAGGTCTACGAAGAACACGCTGCCATCGCTGCCGCCATCGCTGCCGGCGATGCGCTGGCTGCGCGCAATGCGGCGCAAAACCATATGTTCAATGCGGCGCGCCGCCTGGCGCAGGGCGCTGCCGACACCAAGGCTGCACAGAAACCCAAGAACAACATAAAAACCCGCTAA
- a CDS encoding FecCD family ABC transporter permease → MTSITTLRRALAILCCLAVFAALALALAVSCGSSGCGLAVDQVYLSLRLPRALTAFVVGGLLALAGALMQVLLRNPLADPYVLGLSGGSAAGALSALLVASRFGFMGDAAAALGAAVGAGLAVLLLFGLARQALRRLPDVGQHSGHRLILTGVMIAAGFGAIVTLVLTLAPDGELRGMLFWLMGDLEDGRLLLPAAVLLLLILIWSIFNARQLNLLARGEGFAQLLGVPVLRLRLLTLCAASLATAAAVTVAGTIGFIGLVVPHAIRLLVGNDQRILLPASVLTGGAALALADLAARTAVAPTQLPVGVITALVGVPVFLWLLARSRS, encoded by the coding sequence TTGACCAGTATTACCACCTTACGCCGCGCCCTCGCCATCCTCTGCTGCCTGGCAGTTTTCGCAGCGTTGGCGCTGGCGCTCGCGGTTTCTTGCGGCAGCAGTGGTTGCGGGCTGGCGGTCGACCAGGTTTACCTGTCCTTGCGCTTGCCGCGTGCGCTGACTGCGTTTGTGGTGGGCGGCTTGCTGGCCCTGGCTGGGGCATTGATGCAAGTATTGTTGCGCAATCCCCTGGCCGATCCTTATGTGCTGGGTTTGTCCGGCGGTTCCGCCGCCGGCGCCTTGTCGGCCTTGCTTGTAGCCAGCCGTTTCGGGTTCATGGGCGATGCTGCCGCTGCATTGGGCGCAGCGGTCGGGGCCGGGCTGGCGGTACTTTTATTGTTCGGCCTGGCGCGCCAGGCCTTGCGTCGTCTGCCCGATGTCGGCCAGCACAGCGGCCACCGCCTGATACTGACCGGAGTGATGATCGCCGCCGGCTTCGGTGCGATCGTGACGCTGGTGCTGACGCTGGCGCCTGACGGCGAGCTGCGCGGCATGCTGTTCTGGCTGATGGGCGACCTGGAAGATGGCCGCCTGTTGCTGCCGGCGGCAGTGCTGCTGTTACTGATTCTGATCTGGAGTATTTTTAACGCGCGCCAGCTGAACCTGCTGGCGCGCGGCGAAGGTTTTGCGCAGTTGCTGGGAGTACCGGTATTGCGCCTGCGTTTGCTGACCTTGTGTGCGGCTTCGCTGGCGACCGCGGCTGCAGTCACCGTGGCCGGCACGATCGGTTTTATCGGCCTGGTGGTGCCGCATGCGATACGCCTGCTGGTCGGCAACGACCAGCGCATATTGCTGCCTGCCAGCGTGCTGACGGGCGGCGCGGCGCTGGCGCTGGCCGACCTGGCGGCGCGCACCGCGGTGGCGCCTACCCAGTTGCCGGTGGGAGTAATCACGGCGCTGGTCGGGGTGCCGGTGTTCCTGTGGCTGCTGGCCAGGAGCCGTTCATGA
- a CDS encoding TonB-dependent receptor plug domain-containing protein: MTSSLSRRCGATLKPLALASAILSTTVALAQTTQEQPLVPVVVTAARIEQPQTDALPHTTVISAEDIRNSQAPDLPALLQREAGLQITRVGGPGQQASLFMRGANSSETLIMIDGVPIRRQASFGLPALENILPDQIDHIEIVRGNVSAIYGSGAIGGVVQIFTKRGNGAPAFNASVEAGSRGTYEGNVGVSGKSGDTRYALSLTRFKTNGFSAQNPLQNPNVNPDRNGDGNTSVSGSVSQEWRAGNEVGVRIYANDAKYTYDDAYGTPTDQNNGHSKSQSLALFSKNRFTQDWTSTLTLSQNINRDNLDGEGAFGNSSNAYKSTQNLLQWANELRLSPLWTATAGVDAGREKADVSSNSSFGNSSNSFSRSTSSVYAGALGKIGPHQLQLNLRHDDVGGSGSDNTGYLGYGFALTDSVKLIANASTAFNAPTPVQLYQPIYGNPDLKAERSKSYELGVQYAAGDTLLRATLFDTRTRDQFGYDPLTSQTINIARAKNQGLELSASTVLAAIDWRASLTLQNPKDESSNQILARRAKTLGSLGAAKSFGAWRLGADVQYTDSRTDIPGNPRLGTYWLTNANARYQLNKQLSLFGRIDNLFNRDYQTAYGYNQPSRGLFVGVNWQQ; this comes from the coding sequence ATGACCTCATCTTTATCACGCCGCTGCGGCGCGACCTTGAAGCCGCTTGCGCTTGCTTCAGCCATTCTTTCTACTACTGTCGCATTGGCGCAGACTACCCAGGAGCAGCCGCTGGTGCCAGTGGTGGTGACCGCGGCGCGGATCGAGCAGCCGCAAACCGACGCCTTGCCGCACACCACGGTCATCAGCGCCGAAGACATCCGCAATTCGCAGGCGCCGGACCTGCCGGCATTGCTGCAACGCGAAGCCGGACTGCAGATTACCCGTGTCGGCGGCCCCGGCCAGCAGGCTTCGCTGTTCATGCGCGGCGCCAACTCTTCGGAAACCCTGATCATGATCGACGGCGTGCCGATCCGGCGCCAGGCTTCGTTCGGCCTGCCGGCGCTGGAAAACATCCTGCCGGACCAGATCGACCACATCGAGATCGTGCGCGGCAACGTCTCGGCGATCTACGGTTCCGGCGCCATCGGCGGCGTGGTGCAGATATTCACCAAGCGCGGCAACGGCGCGCCGGCGTTCAACGCATCGGTCGAAGCCGGTTCGCGCGGCACATACGAGGGTAACGTCGGCGTCAGCGGCAAGAGCGGCGACACGCGTTACGCCTTGTCGCTGACCCGCTTCAAGACCAACGGCTTTTCGGCGCAGAATCCCTTGCAGAACCCGAACGTCAATCCCGATCGCAATGGCGACGGCAATACCAGCGTCTCCGGTTCGGTCTCGCAGGAATGGCGCGCCGGCAATGAAGTCGGCGTCCGCATTTACGCCAACGATGCCAAATACACCTACGACGATGCCTACGGCACGCCGACCGACCAGAACAACGGCCATTCGAAGAGCCAGTCGCTGGCGCTGTTCAGCAAGAACCGCTTCACCCAGGACTGGACTTCGACCCTGACCCTGTCGCAAAACATCAACCGCGACAATCTCGACGGCGAGGGCGCCTTCGGCAACAGCAGCAATGCCTACAAGAGCACCCAGAACCTGCTGCAATGGGCCAATGAACTGCGTTTGTCGCCACTGTGGACAGCCACTGCGGGCGTCGATGCCGGCCGCGAAAAGGCCGACGTCAGTTCGAACAGCAGCTTCGGCAATTCCAGCAACAGCTTTTCGCGCTCGACCTCCAGCGTATATGCCGGCGCGCTCGGCAAGATCGGCCCGCACCAGTTGCAGCTGAACCTGCGCCATGACGATGTCGGCGGTTCAGGTTCCGACAACACCGGTTACCTGGGTTACGGTTTCGCCCTGACCGACAGCGTCAAGCTGATCGCCAATGCATCGACCGCATTCAATGCGCCGACCCCGGTGCAGCTGTACCAGCCGATTTACGGCAACCCCGACCTCAAGGCCGAACGTTCGAAGTCGTATGAACTGGGCGTGCAGTACGCCGCCGGCGACACCTTGCTGCGGGCGACGCTGTTCGATACCCGTACCCGCGACCAGTTCGGCTACGATCCGCTGACATCGCAAACGATCAATATCGCCCGCGCCAAGAACCAGGGACTGGAACTGAGCGCCAGCACCGTGCTGGCTGCAATCGACTGGCGCGCCAGCCTGACCTTGCAGAATCCGAAGGACGAGAGCAGCAACCAGATCCTGGCGCGCCGCGCCAAGACCCTCGGTTCCCTGGGCGCAGCGAAGAGCTTCGGCGCCTGGCGTCTCGGTGCCGATGTGCAATACACCGACAGCCGCACCGACATTCCCGGCAATCCGCGGCTGGGAACATATTGGCTGACCAACGCCAATGCGCGCTACCAGCTGAACAAGCAGCTGTCGCTGTTCGGCCGTATCGACAACCTGTTCAACCGCGACTACCAGACCGCTTATGGCTATAACCAGCCGTCACGGGGTCTGTTTGTTGGTGTAAATTGGCAGCAGTAA
- the ltnD gene encoding L-threonate dehydrogenase — protein sequence MTINVGVIGLGAMGLGVARSLLRAGLRTHACDVRQEVLQQFAGEGGIVCGNPAELGALCEVVITVVVNAAQTEQVLFGEQGAAATMQPGSLVIASATVAPEYAAKLGERLAALELLFLDAPLSGGAARAASGEMTMMTSGPAAAYAKGEAVLSAIAGKVYRLGEAHGMGSKVKIINQLLAGVHIAAAAEAMALGLREGVDADSLYEVITNSAGNSWMFENRVPHILKADYTPLSAVDIFVKDLGLVLDTARTSKFPLPLSAAAHQMFMMASTAGHGAEDDAAVIKIFPGIQLPTARE from the coding sequence ATGACTATCAACGTAGGTGTAATCGGCCTTGGGGCCATGGGCTTGGGCGTCGCCCGTTCTTTGCTACGCGCAGGCTTGCGCACGCATGCTTGCGATGTGCGGCAGGAAGTATTGCAGCAGTTCGCAGGAGAAGGCGGCATCGTCTGCGGCAATCCGGCTGAACTGGGCGCCTTGTGCGAAGTGGTGATCACGGTAGTGGTCAATGCCGCGCAAACCGAGCAGGTGCTGTTCGGCGAACAAGGCGCCGCGGCCACCATGCAACCCGGCAGCCTGGTGATCGCCAGCGCCACCGTGGCGCCGGAATATGCGGCCAAGCTCGGTGAGCGGCTGGCCGCACTTGAATTGCTGTTCCTCGATGCGCCGCTGTCAGGCGGCGCCGCGCGCGCCGCTTCCGGCGAAATGACGATGATGACTTCCGGCCCGGCCGCGGCTTACGCCAAGGGCGAAGCGGTGCTGTCGGCAATCGCCGGCAAGGTGTACCGGCTGGGCGAAGCGCACGGCATGGGTTCCAAGGTCAAGATTATCAACCAGCTGTTGGCCGGCGTGCATATCGCTGCCGCGGCGGAAGCGATGGCGCTGGGACTGCGCGAAGGAGTCGACGCCGACTCCCTGTATGAGGTGATCACCAACAGCGCCGGCAATTCGTGGATGTTTGAAAACCGCGTGCCGCATATCCTGAAAGCCGATTACACACCGCTGTCGGCAGTCGATATTTTCGTCAAGGACCTGGGACTGGTGCTGGACACCGCGCGGACTAGCAAATTTCCGCTGCCGCTGTCGGCCGCCGCGCACCAGATGTTCATGATGGCGTCCACCGCCGGCCATGGAGCAGAGGACGACGCCGCCGTGATCAAGATTTTCCCCGGCATTCAATTGCCGACTGCGCGGGAGTAA
- a CDS encoding aldolase, translating into MSTQKTQAGGSATLKEQALREEICETGASLYQRGYTVGAAGNISARLDDGWLITPTDACLGRLAPAQIAKVDLNGQWLSGDKPSKTLALHRAVYDNNPLMQAVVHTHSTSLVALSLAGVWHDSAVLPPITPYQVMKVGRIPLIPYRRPGDPQVAEQVRLLAAAVRGVLLERLGPVVWHESVSQAAYALEELEETARLWLMVKDKPEPLSTEALDELYRVFGARW; encoded by the coding sequence ATGAGCACTCAAAAAACCCAGGCCGGCGGCAGCGCCACGCTCAAGGAGCAGGCGCTGCGCGAAGAAATCTGCGAGACCGGCGCCAGCCTGTACCAGCGCGGTTACACGGTCGGTGCGGCAGGCAACATCAGCGCCCGCCTCGACGACGGCTGGCTGATCACACCGACCGACGCCTGCCTCGGCAGGCTGGCGCCGGCGCAGATCGCCAAGGTCGACCTCAATGGCCAGTGGCTCAGCGGCGACAAGCCGTCGAAGACTCTGGCCTTGCATCGCGCAGTCTACGACAACAACCCGCTGATGCAAGCCGTGGTGCATACCCATTCGACCAGCCTGGTGGCGCTGAGCCTGGCCGGCGTCTGGCATGACAGCGCGGTGCTGCCGCCGATCACGCCGTACCAGGTGATGAAGGTCGGGCGCATTCCCCTGATCCCTTACCGCCGCCCCGGCGATCCGCAGGTGGCGGAACAGGTCCGGTTGCTGGCCGCTGCCGTGCGCGGCGTATTGCTGGAACGGCTGGGGCCGGTGGTGTGGCATGAAAGCGTTTCGCAAGCCGCATACGCGCTGGAGGAACTGGAAGAAACGGCGCGCCTGTGGCTGATGGTAAAGGATAAACCGGAGCCGCTGAGCACAGAGGCGCTGGACGAGTTGTATCGGGTATTTGGAGCGCGCTGGTAA
- a CDS encoding ABC transporter substrate-binding protein produces the protein MLSAVSLSMWSASASAQIRIGVDIAVTGPAAAIGAPTKNAILLWPKEIAGQKVEYIILDDASDPTNAVRNARKLVSEEKVDLIVGPNTTPAALAMLDVAAAAETPLVALAASASIVEPQDAKRAWVFKLPQNDSHMATILTQHMADNGIKTVGFIGFADAYGDSWWREFSRLAELRKIKVVASERYNRNDTSVTGQILKIMSAQPDAVLIAGSATPAVLPQKTLVERGYKGRIYQTHGIATADFLKVGGKDVEGTFFPTGPAVVAKQLPASNPVRKTALEFTRRYEAAYGADTMTQFAADAWGAYMLIANAVPQALKSGQPGTRQFRAALRSALENTHDLTIPQGVVNMNAKDHVGLDQRSRVMGRIVNNKFTYAYGG, from the coding sequence ATGTTATCTGCCGTTTCCTTGTCCATGTGGAGTGCTTCGGCCTCGGCGCAAATCCGGATTGGCGTGGATATCGCCGTCACCGGCCCCGCCGCCGCGATCGGTGCGCCGACCAAAAACGCCATTCTGCTGTGGCCGAAGGAAATCGCTGGGCAGAAAGTCGAGTACATCATCCTGGATGACGCTTCCGATCCGACCAATGCGGTGCGCAACGCGCGCAAGCTGGTCAGCGAGGAAAAAGTAGACCTGATCGTCGGCCCCAACACCACGCCGGCGGCGCTGGCCATGCTGGATGTGGCGGCCGCGGCGGAAACGCCGCTGGTGGCGCTGGCGGCCTCGGCCTCCATCGTCGAGCCGCAGGACGCCAAGCGCGCCTGGGTATTCAAGCTGCCGCAGAACGATTCGCACATGGCGACCATCCTGACCCAGCACATGGCCGACAACGGCATCAAGACGGTAGGGTTCATCGGTTTTGCCGACGCTTACGGCGACAGCTGGTGGCGCGAATTCTCGCGCCTGGCCGAGCTGCGCAAAATCAAGGTGGTGGCCAGCGAGCGCTACAACCGCAACGACACCAGCGTCACCGGACAGATCCTCAAGATCATGTCGGCGCAGCCGGACGCGGTGCTGATCGCCGGCTCGGCGACGCCGGCGGTACTGCCGCAAAAGACCCTGGTCGAGCGCGGCTATAAGGGCCGCATTTACCAGACCCATGGCATCGCCACCGCGGATTTCCTGAAAGTCGGCGGCAAGGATGTCGAAGGCACGTTCTTCCCGACCGGGCCGGCGGTGGTGGCCAAGCAGCTGCCGGCCTCGAATCCGGTCAGGAAGACCGCGCTCGAGTTTACCCGCCGTTATGAAGCGGCTTACGGCGCCGACACCATGACGCAATTCGCCGCCGACGCCTGGGGCGCTTACATGCTGATCGCGAATGCCGTGCCGCAGGCGCTGAAATCGGGGCAGCCGGGGACCAGGCAATTTCGCGCGGCGCTGCGCAGCGCGCTGGAAAACACCCATGACCTGACCATCCCGCAAGGCGTGGTCAACATGAATGCCAAGGACCATGTCGGGCTGGACCAGCGTTCGCGCGTGATGGGGCGGATCGTCAACAATAAATTTACCTACGCATATGGCGGCTAG